A window from Symbiopectobacterium purcellii encodes these proteins:
- a CDS encoding HlyD family type I secretion periplasmic adaptor subunit, which yields MMKACYREFLPAVIEIQETPPSPVGRAILWVIMVSLVLAVAWAALGKVDIVAVTHGKVAVRELSRPVNTAVTAEIASVLVRDGMAVKQGQALIKLNSQQLDERAEELRLRQKLNRFHLVRLDILSRYYSGQRWSNVFPDRYRREDALLADQLAALLMTEVENERYEKAVYQSKKAVLHAQTMGHQSRKRLAEEQLMVFKEQYQAIESLYHKKIASRDSLLELKKHYLAAHHAVDGVTANLEESRRSLAQLEQEQHSAGAEKINAIAQNIAEREHENHLLASQLKQVNAQIAQYTLRSPVEGIVDSLAFRDAGGAVEPPQELLKIVPVDSELVAEVMIKNQDVGFLRVGQTVTVKINTFDFTRYGWVDGTLQQISADAIEDKELGLVYRAVIALKNRTLRVGSDEWQLEPGMQVTAEIKTGKRTFLSYLTSPAMEALNDVGKQR from the coding sequence ATGATGAAAGCGTGCTATCGTGAATTTCTTCCTGCGGTCATTGAAATCCAGGAGACGCCGCCCTCTCCCGTAGGCAGGGCAATATTATGGGTGATTATGGTTTCGCTGGTGCTTGCCGTGGCGTGGGCAGCGCTCGGAAAGGTCGATATAGTGGCCGTAACTCATGGCAAGGTGGCGGTGAGGGAACTGTCTCGGCCTGTCAACACGGCGGTTACCGCCGAAATTGCCAGCGTGTTGGTTCGGGACGGTATGGCCGTTAAGCAAGGACAAGCGCTCATTAAACTGAATAGTCAGCAGTTGGATGAGCGTGCCGAAGAACTGCGACTGAGACAGAAGCTAAACCGTTTTCATCTTGTGCGCCTCGATATACTGAGTCGGTATTACAGCGGACAACGGTGGTCCAACGTATTTCCCGATCGCTACCGGCGTGAAGATGCTCTGTTAGCCGATCAGCTCGCTGCGCTGCTGATGACCGAGGTAGAAAATGAACGGTACGAGAAAGCGGTATATCAAAGCAAAAAAGCGGTATTACACGCGCAAACCATGGGCCATCAATCTCGTAAACGGCTGGCTGAAGAGCAGTTGATGGTTTTTAAAGAACAATATCAAGCGATTGAGAGCTTGTACCATAAAAAGATAGCCAGTCGCGACAGTTTACTAGAGCTTAAAAAGCACTATCTGGCGGCACATCATGCTGTCGATGGTGTAACAGCAAACCTGGAGGAAAGCCGCCGTAGCTTGGCACAGTTGGAACAGGAACAACACAGCGCAGGGGCGGAAAAAATCAATGCTATAGCCCAGAATATCGCAGAGCGTGAACATGAAAATCACCTGTTGGCGAGCCAACTTAAGCAGGTTAATGCCCAAATAGCCCAGTATACTTTGCGCTCACCCGTAGAGGGTATCGTTGACTCGCTGGCCTTCCGCGATGCGGGAGGCGCTGTCGAGCCGCCACAGGAACTGCTCAAGATTGTCCCCGTTGATAGCGAACTGGTCGCTGAAGTGATGATCAAAAACCAGGATGTGGGTTTTTTGCGGGTAGGGCAAACGGTGACGGTAAAAATCAACACCTTTGATTTTACTCGCTACGGCTGGGTAGATGGCACGCTACAACAGATCTCTGCCGATGCCATAGAGGATAAAGAACTCGGGCTGGTCTATCGCGCAGTTATTGCTCTAAAGAACAGGACGTTGCGCGTAGGATCTGATGAATGGCAACTGGAACCCGGTATGCAGGTAACGGCGGAAATCAAAACCGGTAAAAGGACATTCCTTAGCTATCTCACCAGCCCGGCAATGGAAGCGCTGAACGATGTGGGCAAGCAGCGATAA
- a CDS encoding HlyD family efflux transporter periplasmic adaptor subunit, whose product MLPGSPSASALSPLRDELILHKGPANRDGSPSWTLEDPLRGLYFRIGWPEMAMLSRWSLGDAARIITDIQQASTLALDESDVHYFNHFLQTNSLTRVSGDKALAQFSQQVQRSRVSLWRMLLKSYLFFRIPLWHPDRFLSATLPWVSLFYRRSFLTLTLLAGVLGLFLAGRQWDTFTHTFLHFFTLEGAALAGLTLCVTKILHEFGHAYACKHFGARVATMGVAFLVMMPMLYTDTSGSCKLTRRRQRITIGAAGMLTELALAAWATLAWSFLPDGMLRSAAFMLATTTWIMTLAVNLSPLMRFDGYFLLSDALQVPNLQQRGFAMGRWQMREWLFGLGDAPPEIFPRWLQRTLVGYAFTVWVYRLFLFTGIAILVYHMAFKLLGMLLFAVEIGVFVVMPIVNELRAWSQRRKDYRMNRNMITTLTLSVLVLLLLLLPWQRSVYAPALLRAEQQSSLYTPLPAMLASIAVKVGQPVQAGQVLFQLSSEPLAHERQQLERQIATLEWQSTFQLFNKEAASDHLRVKQERDAAQQRLQVLLRQSEQLTVRAPMDGVVADMATPLSEGEWLGQGEWLAVVTQPVGGLVEAFVSEKEWQRLRIGDPGRFYAQDVNHGAMPVTIADIDSTAARDLNNVPELASLYGGAIATLSDGQRKLHPEQAVYRVLLRLPPDFHAPGQVLRGTAVMEGEAQSLLVRGWKLASAVLIRELSF is encoded by the coding sequence ATGCTGCCGGGCTCCCCTTCTGCTTCGGCACTCAGCCCGTTACGGGATGAGCTGATTTTGCATAAAGGTCCAGCGAATCGCGATGGTTCCCCCAGTTGGACGCTGGAAGATCCGCTACGCGGCCTCTATTTTCGTATCGGTTGGCCGGAGATGGCGATGCTGTCTCGCTGGTCACTGGGTGACGCCGCACGCATTATTACAGATATCCAACAGGCGTCGACGCTGGCGCTGGATGAAAGCGATGTGCACTACTTCAACCATTTTCTGCAAACCAACAGCCTGACGCGCGTCAGCGGCGACAAGGCACTGGCGCAATTTTCTCAGCAGGTACAGCGCTCACGCGTATCACTGTGGCGCATGCTATTGAAAAGTTATCTTTTTTTCCGTATTCCACTGTGGCACCCAGACCGTTTTCTTAGCGCCACGTTGCCCTGGGTCTCGCTGTTTTATCGCCGCTCATTCTTAACGCTGACGTTGCTGGCTGGCGTGTTGGGGCTGTTCCTCGCCGGACGGCAATGGGACACCTTCACCCACACGTTTCTGCATTTTTTCACGCTGGAAGGTGCCGCGCTGGCCGGGCTCACGCTGTGCGTTACCAAGATCCTGCATGAGTTCGGCCATGCCTACGCCTGTAAGCATTTTGGCGCGCGCGTCGCTACCATGGGTGTGGCATTTCTGGTAATGATGCCGATGCTCTACACCGATACCTCCGGGTCGTGTAAACTGACGCGACGGCGTCAACGCATCACCATCGGTGCCGCCGGTATGCTGACCGAACTGGCGTTAGCCGCCTGGGCCACCTTGGCCTGGAGCTTCCTACCGGATGGCATGCTGCGCAGCGCTGCCTTTATGCTGGCCACCACCACTTGGATTATGACGCTGGCGGTCAACTTAAGCCCGCTGATGCGGTTCGACGGTTACTTTTTACTGTCGGATGCTTTGCAGGTGCCCAACCTGCAACAACGCGGCTTTGCCATGGGCCGCTGGCAGATGCGCGAATGGCTGTTTGGTCTTGGGGATGCACCGCCAGAGATCTTTCCCCGCTGGTTGCAGCGCACGTTGGTCGGCTATGCCTTTACCGTATGGGTTTATCGCCTGTTTCTGTTTACCGGTATCGCGATTCTGGTCTATCACATGGCCTTTAAGCTATTGGGCATGCTGCTGTTTGCCGTGGAGATCGGGGTTTTCGTGGTGATGCCCATCGTCAATGAGCTGCGTGCGTGGAGCCAACGCCGCAAGGACTACCGTATGAATCGCAATATGATAACCACCCTGACGCTCAGTGTCCTGGTGCTGCTTCTCCTGCTGTTGCCCTGGCAACGAAGCGTTTACGCCCCCGCTTTGCTGCGAGCAGAACAGCAAAGCAGCCTCTACACGCCGTTACCCGCTATGCTCGCCAGTATCGCGGTAAAGGTAGGTCAACCGGTACAGGCCGGGCAAGTGCTGTTTCAGCTCTCGTCGGAACCGCTAGCCCATGAGCGGCAGCAGTTGGAGCGACAAATCGCCACGTTGGAGTGGCAAAGCACATTCCAGTTATTCAACAAGGAGGCTGCTAGCGATCACCTGCGCGTCAAGCAAGAACGGGATGCCGCACAACAGCGTTTGCAGGTGCTGTTACGCCAATCCGAACAGTTAACGGTGCGCGCCCCGATGGATGGCGTAGTGGCAGATATGGCAACACCGCTCTCTGAAGGTGAGTGGCTTGGACAAGGTGAATGGCTGGCCGTCGTCACTCAGCCTGTCGGTGGGCTGGTAGAGGCTTTCGTTTCTGAAAAAGAGTGGCAGCGCTTGCGCATCGGCGATCCCGGTAGGTTTTACGCTCAGGATGTTAACCACGGGGCGATGCCCGTCACCATCGCCGATATTGACAGCACTGCCGCACGCGATCTGAACAACGTACCGGAGTTGGCCTCCCTCTACGGCGGAGCTATCGCCACCCTGAGTGACGGGCAGCGTAAACTCCACCCGGAACAGGCGGTATATCGCGTCCTGCTACGGCTGCCACCGGATTTTCATGCTCCGGGGCAAGTGCTACGCGGTACGGCGGTGATGGAGGGCGAGGCGCAAAGCCTGTTGGTGCGCGGCTGGAAACTCGCATCGGCAGTATTGATTCGTGAGCTCTCCTTTTAA
- a CDS encoding efflux RND transporter periplasmic adaptor subunit — protein MSPSDTSTGHTEQDPQLRLLSELLQLQRRARARETADELAFFIVNETHSLVKYRQALLWSHDQQRLQAVSGLASLDHNAPFCSTFSRWCRQWQAEQHQSGTLRYQDLPADDQALWHEHLPEHLLWLPLRSAQGETTLTLILARETPWLAPEILLLDTLAEPYAHAWSSLHKQRRPTPTHPKKRRIVLFSAATLALIMLIPVRQSVLAPAEIVAHQPVMVRAPVAGVVDDILVRPNQPIRANQPLARLDARELENRLEAARQTFATADAQYRQAQQQALFDANSKASLAVLQSRREQAQSERDFLQRQLERMQLTSPRDGVAVFDDASEWIGRSVAVGERIMMVADPKDVELEIQLPAADAIALETGADVRLFLNVAPNAAQEAQLTQIGYRAALTPDNVMAYRLRARFTEDDVQRRVGLKGTAKLYGKRTLLVAYLLRKPLATLRVWLGV, from the coding sequence ATGAGTCCGAGCGACACGTCGACGGGGCATACTGAGCAAGACCCGCAGCTCAGGCTACTGTCCGAATTGCTGCAACTACAACGGCGCGCGCGTGCGCGTGAAACCGCGGATGAATTGGCGTTTTTCATCGTCAATGAAACCCATTCGCTGGTGAAATACCGTCAGGCACTGTTGTGGAGCCATGACCAGCAACGGTTACAGGCGGTCTCGGGATTGGCATCACTCGATCACAATGCGCCGTTTTGCAGCACCTTCAGCCGGTGGTGCCGCCAGTGGCAGGCAGAACAGCACCAGAGCGGCACGCTACGTTATCAAGACCTGCCGGCGGATGATCAGGCGCTGTGGCATGAGCATCTGCCCGAACACTTGTTGTGGCTGCCATTACGATCGGCTCAGGGTGAAACCACCCTGACGCTGATTCTGGCACGCGAAACGCCGTGGCTGGCCCCGGAGATCCTGTTGCTGGACACGCTGGCAGAACCTTACGCCCACGCCTGGTCCAGCTTGCATAAACAGCGCCGTCCCACGCCAACGCACCCGAAAAAACGCCGCATCGTGCTGTTTAGCGCGGCGACACTGGCATTAATCATGCTGATCCCGGTGCGCCAATCGGTGCTGGCCCCGGCAGAGATTGTGGCGCATCAACCAGTAATGGTGCGTGCGCCTGTTGCTGGCGTGGTAGACGATATTCTGGTGCGCCCCAATCAGCCAATCCGCGCCAATCAGCCCCTGGCACGGCTGGATGCACGCGAGCTAGAAAACCGCCTGGAAGCCGCACGCCAGACGTTTGCCACCGCCGACGCCCAGTATCGTCAAGCGCAACAACAGGCGCTGTTTGATGCCAACAGCAAGGCCAGTCTGGCGGTTCTGCAAAGCCGCCGCGAGCAGGCGCAAAGCGAGCGAGACTTTCTCCAGCGCCAACTGGAGCGTATGCAGTTGACCTCACCGCGCGATGGCGTGGCAGTGTTTGACGATGCCAGTGAATGGATTGGCCGTTCCGTAGCGGTCGGAGAGCGGATCATGATGGTCGCCGATCCGAAAGACGTGGAATTGGAGATCCAACTGCCCGCTGCGGATGCGATTGCGCTGGAAACCGGCGCAGATGTGCGGCTATTCCTGAATGTCGCCCCCAATGCCGCTCAAGAAGCACAACTGACACAAATAGGTTATCGTGCGGCACTCACGCCGGATAACGTAATGGCCTACCGCCTGCGTGCCCGCTTTACCGAGGACGATGTACAACGGCGCGTCGGGCTAAAAGGCACCGCCAAGCTGTACGGTAAACGCACGCTGCTGGTCGCTTACCTGCTGCGTAAACCGCTGGCGACGCTACGCGTCTGGCTGGGGGTCTGA
- a CDS encoding efflux RND transporter periplasmic adaptor subunit, protein MMSSMMRPLLLASTLVLPLWGQAAQGDIRVQLSAQRYSVLSSEIAGKITDITVKEGEHFKQGDTLLTFDCTVLREKLNYSSAAENAARKKLAIADRLDKLNAISLSEVDQARSTVTMAQAESGVNRAMLQRCAIKAPFSGRVTETKVKRWESVPEGKELLAIYDDSAFELEMIVPSRWLVWLKQGSPFQVTLDETGLTYPAEISRISSSVEPVSQSVKVFGRLAQPSAGLLPGMSGVAQIAPPDGITP, encoded by the coding sequence ATGATGAGCAGCATGATGCGACCGCTGCTGCTGGCAAGCACGCTGGTTCTGCCCCTGTGGGGGCAGGCCGCGCAAGGGGACATTCGCGTTCAGCTCAGCGCACAGCGCTATAGCGTATTATCGAGCGAAATTGCCGGTAAAATCACTGATATCACCGTGAAAGAAGGTGAACACTTTAAGCAGGGAGATACCCTGCTGACCTTCGACTGCACGGTGCTGCGTGAGAAATTGAACTACTCCAGCGCGGCGGAAAACGCCGCGCGTAAAAAGCTGGCTATCGCCGACCGCCTCGACAAGCTCAACGCCATCAGTCTGTCAGAGGTGGATCAGGCGCGCTCCACTGTCACCATGGCACAGGCGGAAAGCGGCGTGAATCGCGCGATGTTGCAACGTTGTGCCATCAAAGCGCCCTTCTCTGGGCGCGTCACCGAAACCAAGGTCAAACGCTGGGAGTCCGTGCCGGAAGGTAAAGAACTGCTGGCTATCTATGACGATAGCGCCTTTGAGTTGGAGATGATCGTGCCTTCTCGCTGGTTAGTGTGGCTCAAACAAGGCAGTCCATTTCAGGTAACGCTGGATGAAACCGGGTTAACTTACCCGGCAGAAATTAGTCGTATCTCCTCATCGGTGGAACCGGTGAGTCAGTCAGTGAAAGTATTTGGTCGCCTGGCCCAGCCAAGCGCAGGTTTACTGCCCGGCATGAGCGGTGTCGCGCAAATAGCGCCGCCAGACGGCATCACGCCATGA
- a CDS encoding TolC family protein, whose amino-acid sequence MNQHTATFWDSQHHHHQSVTAVPQRLSGTKALRIAVALACIGLAGCAVKPEPITTEQQVTQALSDRTQMFANQEPVRGTITLEEAIARALKYNLQQRVALLEQAMEDNLLGVQNLDMLLPKLTARAGMQTRDSVAASSSKSISSGRESLEPSTSQDQTTRTADLSLSWNVLDFGISYFNAKVQANKSLAAEERRRRVVADITRQVRTAYWEAATAQRLQPEVTTALTQARQTLDYARQTEQQRLLAPVEALRFQKNMLEMVRQLEIVDSDLVVAKSRLAALMNLPPSSKFDVVVPSESSLVAPKIAYSLDDLENFSMVKRPEVREEGYLARNSVLETRKSLLRLLPGVSLFAGVNSDSNSYLVNQQWASAGVQVSGNLLNVLSWSSVKRAAEANEGLAEVRRQALRMAVLTQVNVAWQEYQQSTRMFGRYQELARIQRGILNQTALSVQHRAETQMEQVRVSTETILTTRARDRSFADVQNALGAVYQAAGLDVLPDNVNDVSLAALSNSIARTTGTLEKGGVAVPRLSLATAAPVAPVVAPHPASLPTAATVITPAPITASATAKPYRVVNTDMWDNLQSLQAGGTR is encoded by the coding sequence GTGAATCAGCACACAGCCACTTTCTGGGATAGCCAGCACCACCACCATCAGTCTGTCACTGCCGTGCCGCAACGGCTTTCTGGCACCAAAGCACTGCGTATCGCCGTCGCCCTTGCCTGTATCGGGCTGGCGGGCTGCGCCGTCAAACCAGAACCGATCACCACCGAGCAGCAGGTGACACAAGCCCTGAGCGACAGAACGCAGATGTTCGCCAATCAGGAGCCGGTGCGAGGCACCATTACGCTGGAAGAAGCCATTGCGCGTGCGTTGAAATACAACCTGCAACAGCGCGTTGCGCTGCTGGAACAGGCCATGGAAGATAACCTGCTTGGCGTCCAGAATCTGGATATGCTGCTGCCTAAACTGACGGCCCGTGCCGGGATGCAAACCCGCGACAGCGTTGCGGCGTCCAGCAGCAAATCGATCTCCAGCGGACGGGAATCGCTGGAACCCTCCACCAGTCAGGATCAAACCACGCGCACCGCCGATCTCTCGTTAAGCTGGAACGTGTTGGATTTCGGTATCAGCTACTTTAACGCCAAGGTGCAGGCCAACAAATCGCTGGCAGCAGAAGAGCGCCGCCGTCGCGTGGTGGCAGATATCACCCGGCAGGTGCGCACCGCCTACTGGGAAGCCGCCACCGCCCAGCGTTTACAACCGGAAGTCACCACCGCGCTGACGCAGGCCCGTCAGACGCTAGACTATGCGCGCCAGACCGAACAACAACGGTTGCTGGCCCCGGTGGAAGCGCTGCGCTTCCAGAAAAACATGCTGGAGATGGTGCGCCAGCTAGAGATTGTCGACAGCGATTTGGTGGTGGCGAAATCGCGTCTGGCTGCGCTGATGAACCTGCCGCCATCCAGCAAGTTTGACGTGGTGGTGCCGAGTGAAAGCAGTCTGGTGGCACCGAAGATCGCCTATTCACTCGACGATCTGGAAAACTTCTCCATGGTAAAACGCCCCGAGGTCCGCGAAGAGGGCTATCTGGCACGAAACAGCGTGCTGGAAACCCGCAAATCGCTGCTGCGTCTGCTGCCGGGCGTTTCACTGTTTGCCGGTGTGAACAGTGACAGCAACAGCTATCTGGTGAATCAGCAATGGGCCAGCGCTGGGGTTCAGGTCAGCGGCAATCTGCTTAACGTGTTGTCCTGGTCGTCAGTAAAACGTGCCGCTGAAGCCAATGAAGGTCTGGCCGAAGTACGCCGTCAGGCATTGCGTATGGCCGTACTGACGCAGGTGAACGTGGCCTGGCAGGAATACCAACAGAGCACACGCATGTTTGGTCGCTATCAGGAACTGGCGCGCATCCAGCGCGGTATCCTGAATCAGACGGCACTGAGCGTACAGCACCGGGCCGAAACGCAGATGGAGCAGGTGCGGGTCAGCACCGAAACCATTCTCACCACGCGCGCACGCGATCGCAGCTTTGCTGACGTACAAAATGCGCTGGGCGCGGTCTACCAAGCCGCGGGGCTGGACGTGCTGCCGGATAACGTCAATGATGTCAGCCTGGCCGCATTGAGCAACAGCATCGCCCGCACCACGGGGACGCTGGAAAAAGGCGGGGTCGCCGTGCCGCGCCTGTCGCTGGCAACGGCTGCGCCCGTGGCACCTGTCGTCGCGCCCCACCCAGCCTCTTTGCCAACCGCAGCCACGGTGATCACTCCGGCTCCCATAACAGCATCAGCCACAGCCAAACCGTATCGTGTGGTCAACACCGACATGTGGGATAACCTGCAATCCCTTCAGGCGGGAGGCACACGGTAA